Genomic segment of Peribacillus frigoritolerans:
GAAATTTGTCGATAAGGAAATTATCCCATACATTCAAGAGTGGGATAGGCAAGGTCAATTCCAGCCGCACATTTTAAAAAGGTTAGCGGAATTGCAGTTGATGGGCGTTTGTATACCAGAAGAGTATGGCGGAGTCGGTATGGATTATAATACCCTGGCCATCGTATGTGAAGAGCTGGAGCGAGGCGATACGGCTTACCGTACTGCAGTTTCGGTACATACAGGGTTGAATAGCATGACCCTGCTGCAATGGGGGACGGAAGAACAAAAACAGAAATATTTAGTACCGCAGGCAAAAGGGATCAAGATAGGTGCTTTTGGTCTGACTGAACCGAATGCCGGGTCTGATGTTGCGGCAATGAAGTCAACGGCAAAACGTGTTGGGGACCATTATATCTTGAACGGGTCTAAAACATGGATTTCGCTCTGTGATTATGCAGATCATTTCCTTATCTTCGCCAAGACGGATCATGATGCCGGTTCAAGGGGTATCACTGCTTTTATTGTGGAACGGACTTTCGAGGGAGTGGAGTCGAAAGCCATTAAAGGGAAATTGGGAATTCGTGCCGGGAATACAGGCGAAATCTTTTTAACGGATGTAAAAGTTCCAGTGGAGAATAGGCTTGGTGAAGAAGGTGAGGGCTTTAAAATTTCCATGTCGGCATTGGACAGCGGCCGGTTTACAGTGGCCGCAGGTGCTGTAGGGTTAATAGAAGCAAGCCTGGAAGCAAGCTTGAAGTATTGCCATGAAAGAAGCACATTCGGAAAAGAGATTGGCAGGCATCAGCTCGTTCAACAGATGATTGCCAAGATGACCGCAAATTTAGAGATTTCCAGATTGCTCGTCTTTAAAGCGGGTACCTTAAAAAATCAAGGAAAAAGGAATACGAAGGAAACATCGCTTGCCAAGTGGATATCATGTAATGCTGCAAACGAAGCTGCCAATGATGCTGTTCAAATTCATGGTGCCTACGGCTACTCGGATGAATATCCAGTGGAACGTTTTCTGCGGAATTCAAAAGCTCCGGTCATTTACGAAGGAACCCGTGAGATTCATACTGTAATGCAGGGTGAATACGCACTTGGCTACAGACAAGATAAAGAGCTTCGTAAGCAATTGCCTGCATGGCCCTTCGAGCAGGTTTCCGTACATTAACTATAGATAGAGGAGATCAGATGATGAACACATACTTTATTGCAGGGCATGCAAAGCTTCCACAAGGGATGGCAGCGAGAAATATATATGATTCTATCACCATCACGGTGGAGCTTGACTTTAAATATGGAGTAATAGTCGAGGCTTCCTGTACACTTGCTACAGAACATGGAAGGGAATTCATTCGTCAGCTGCTGCGCGGTTATTGCCTGAAAGATGGAATCGAAGAATTGATTGACCGGGTGCAAATGCATTATCGTGGGAAGGCTGGTCAAGCCATTCAAGCAGGGCTGAAGGATGTGTATGCACAGTTCGAATTGGTCTCCGTTAAATAAGCGAAACTGGGAGGATCCTACCGTATGTATGAGGGTAGGATCCTTTTTAATATGTTCAGGCAGATGATGGAGCTGTTTTTATGAAAATAATAGTGCTGCCGGTAGGGCGAACGAAGTAGAAATTTAATAACTTCTCAAGAAGAACGTGTTAAAGAAGTAACTTTTCTCAGGAACTAATTGATACAATAGATCAGTATATTGTATGGGGTGAATCTGGGATTTTTTTCATGGACCCATCAGGAGATTTATCAACAAACTTAAGTGAAGAATGAAGAAGAAGGCATTGCTATAGCAGTCGGTCTTGGTGCCGCTGGTTATTAGGGACAAATATTTGTTATGGTGTTGAGCAAGAATCTATAAAAATTTCGTATCATCAAAGATTAGATAACTTCCGACAGGAGTAAAATATCATTCTAAGTAAGGATGGTTTCATGAAGCGTATTGATGTTGTTTTGCTATTTATGGTTGTATTTATCTCGGTATTACTGTTTATTCTTCTTCAGGGGAAGTTATCCAACAACTATATAGTTTTAATGATTTTTGGGTTTGGCTTAGTTGTTGGATTGGTTAGGCTTTCCCTGCTAAAAAAATACGCCTAGCCTAAGAGAAGAAGTCTTGCATAATTAGATTAACCAAGCTATTAACCAAAGTACCTGGGGACTTTTTA
This window contains:
- a CDS encoding acyl-CoA dehydrogenase family protein; the protein is MNFELTEEQQSVKKVVRKFVDKEIIPYIQEWDRQGQFQPHILKRLAELQLMGVCIPEEYGGVGMDYNTLAIVCEELERGDTAYRTAVSVHTGLNSMTLLQWGTEEQKQKYLVPQAKGIKIGAFGLTEPNAGSDVAAMKSTAKRVGDHYILNGSKTWISLCDYADHFLIFAKTDHDAGSRGITAFIVERTFEGVESKAIKGKLGIRAGNTGEIFLTDVKVPVENRLGEEGEGFKISMSALDSGRFTVAAGAVGLIEASLEASLKYCHERSTFGKEIGRHQLVQQMIAKMTANLEISRLLVFKAGTLKNQGKRNTKETSLAKWISCNAANEAANDAVQIHGAYGYSDEYPVERFLRNSKAPVIYEGTREIHTVMQGEYALGYRQDKELRKQLPAWPFEQVSVH
- a CDS encoding DUF3870 domain-containing protein, yielding MNTYFIAGHAKLPQGMAARNIYDSITITVELDFKYGVIVEASCTLATEHGREFIRQLLRGYCLKDGIEELIDRVQMHYRGKAGQAIQAGLKDVYAQFELVSVK